One part of the Bradyrhizobium sp. CB1650 genome encodes these proteins:
- a CDS encoding IS110 family transposase has translation MEEYIGLDVSMKETAVSIRRAGERIWRGKCASDPSIVAELIRKRAPSVKRVVFETGPLSVWFYHSLRTEGLPAICIDARHAKAALDMATNKTDANDADGLAQLAEVGFFREVRVKGFDSMLTRTLVAARTRLVRITTELSNQIRGVMKTFGLLVPAGKGSTFEKNVRSLLADQDGLASIVLPMLEAWRGIRLRAAELGRQLVRDARKSQACRILMSIPGIGAITATSFTTAIEEPDNFRKSRSVGAWIGLTTRRYQSGEVDYDGHISRRGDHNLRGLLYEAAAVILTRSSTHSTLRTWGLQLRERIGFKRAAVAVARKLAVIMHTMLKTGELFNPNAGAAA, from the coding sequence ATGGAAGAGTATATTGGTCTCGACGTGTCGATGAAAGAGACGGCAGTCTCGATCCGCCGAGCAGGTGAACGGATCTGGCGCGGCAAGTGCGCATCTGATCCCAGCATTGTCGCCGAGCTTATCCGCAAGCGGGCGCCATCCGTGAAACGCGTGGTATTCGAGACCGGACCGCTGTCGGTATGGTTCTATCATTCTCTGCGCACCGAAGGGTTGCCGGCGATCTGCATCGATGCGCGCCATGCTAAAGCGGCGCTCGATATGGCAACGAATAAGACGGACGCGAACGACGCCGATGGTCTGGCGCAGCTCGCGGAAGTCGGGTTCTTTCGTGAGGTGCGTGTGAAGGGCTTCGACAGCATGCTGACCCGCACGCTTGTCGCAGCGCGGACGCGGCTGGTCCGAATCACTACCGAGCTTTCCAACCAGATCCGCGGTGTCATGAAAACCTTCGGTCTGCTCGTTCCCGCCGGAAAGGGAAGCACCTTCGAGAAGAATGTGCGGAGCCTTCTTGCCGACCAGGACGGACTTGCATCCATCGTGCTGCCGATGCTGGAAGCCTGGCGCGGCATTCGCCTCCGCGCCGCCGAACTCGGACGCCAATTGGTGCGGGACGCGCGCAAGAGTCAGGCTTGCCGCATCCTCATGTCGATTCCTGGCATCGGTGCGATCACCGCAACCTCCTTTACCACAGCAATTGAGGAGCCTGACAACTTCAGGAAGTCCCGATCTGTCGGTGCGTGGATCGGGCTAACAACGCGCCGCTACCAATCCGGAGAAGTCGATTATGACGGCCATATATCCCGACGTGGCGACCACAATTTGCGAGGGCTTCTCTACGAAGCGGCGGCGGTCATTCTGACGCGCAGCTCAACTCACAGCACGCTGCGCACGTGGGGTCTGCAGCTCCGGGAGAGGATCGGCTTCAAAAGAGCTGCCGTGGCTGTGGCGCGCAAACTGGCGGTAATAATGCATACGATGCTTAAGACCGGCGAGCTGTTTAACCCGAATGCCGGAGCCGCCGCATAA
- a CDS encoding class I SAM-dependent methyltransferase has translation MLDLRPYISRPISSLSAIAADPIESWLRFREQYAAHREGHTPPDLYKPDNNWEFRLNSLIELSSSDEIVSEFWSLWGVVVAEMQGRGIRPGPASFKGWNDGDAGFVRAIWCLVRHLKPRNVVETGVAHGVTSRFILEALERNANGHLWSIDRPPMEPEWRPQIGVAVGHRFRDRWSYILGSSRRRLPSLLKQLGQIDLFIHDSLHSERNVRFELDHAWPVLRPGGAIVVDDIDVNRGFFSFVQSFPINHSLVCEAEPLRPDTRRFNKKGMFGIVLKERSAMPGGDI, from the coding sequence TTGCTTGATCTTCGCCCATATATCTCGCGACCAATTTCGTCCTTGAGCGCGATCGCGGCTGATCCGATCGAGTCGTGGCTACGCTTTCGCGAACAATATGCCGCGCACCGGGAGGGCCACACGCCACCGGACCTGTATAAGCCTGACAACAATTGGGAATTCCGGCTGAACTCTTTGATTGAACTCTCATCGTCGGATGAAATCGTTTCAGAGTTCTGGAGTCTATGGGGCGTTGTCGTCGCCGAAATGCAGGGACGAGGAATTCGACCAGGTCCGGCGAGCTTCAAGGGCTGGAACGACGGTGATGCTGGTTTTGTGCGCGCTATTTGGTGTTTAGTCCGCCATTTAAAGCCCAGGAATGTTGTTGAGACTGGCGTTGCTCATGGGGTCACGTCACGCTTTATTCTTGAGGCCCTTGAAAGAAATGCGAATGGTCATCTGTGGAGCATTGATCGACCGCCAATGGAGCCCGAATGGCGACCGCAAATTGGAGTTGCAGTGGGCCACAGATTTCGGGATCGGTGGTCATACATCCTTGGCTCAAGCAGGCGACGCCTGCCTAGCTTGCTGAAGCAGCTTGGACAGATTGACCTTTTCATTCATGACAGTCTGCACAGCGAGCGTAACGTTCGCTTTGAACTCGATCACGCGTGGCCAGTTTTGCGGCCAGGCGGTGCGATCGTTGTTGACGACATCGACGTGAATCGCGGCTTCTTTAGCTTTGTGCAGTCTTTTCCCATCAATCACTCGTTGGTTTGCGAAGCTGAACCTTTGCGTCCCGATACGAGACGATTCAACAAAAAGGGAATGTTCGGTATCGTTCTAAAGGAGCGGTCGGCCATGCCCGGAGGTGATATCTAG